From one Oxyura jamaicensis isolate SHBP4307 breed ruddy duck chromosome 15, BPBGC_Ojam_1.0, whole genome shotgun sequence genomic stretch:
- the C15H12orf65 gene encoding probable peptide chain release factor C12orf65 homolog, mitochondrial isoform X2 — protein MNVPSLLHFTFLLREARTASWRPWILRKQQFSLLRMPLFQAAGKKNSLNLLGLTEAELEEQFVRGDGPGGQATNKTSNCVVLKHIPSGIVVKCHQTRSVEQNRKIARKILQEKVDLFYKGEDSDVFKEKKAAEKKKQEKKRRAKENLERKKQFKEMLQLDSK, from the exons ATGAATGTTCCAAGTTTATTGCATTTTACATTCTTACTGAGAGAAGCACGTACAGCATCTTGGAGGCCATGGATTTTGAGGAAGCAGCAGTTTTCCCTGCTCAGAATGCCCTTGTTTCAGGCAGCAGGAAAGAAGAACTCTCTCAATCTCCTTGGACTAACTGAGGCAGAATTAGAAGAACAGTTTGTAAGAGGTGATGGCCCAGGAGGTCAAGCCACTAACAAGACGAGCAACTGTGTTGTCCTGAAGCATATTCCATCTGGGATTGTAGTGAAG TGTCATCAAACAAGATCAGTGGAGCAGAACCGAAAGATAGCCAGAAAAATCCTCCAGGAAAAAGTTGACCTCTTCTACAAAGGTGAAGATAGCgatgtttttaaagagaagaaagcagcagagaagaagaagcaagagaaaaaaagaagagcaaaggaaaacctagagaggaaaaagcagtttaaagAGATGCTACAATTGGATAGCAAATAA
- the C15H12orf65 gene encoding probable peptide chain release factor C12orf65 homolog, mitochondrial isoform X1, producing MCNLCFFPEKLYLHFCMNVPSLLHFTFLLREARTASWRPWILRKQQFSLLRMPLFQAAGKKNSLNLLGLTEAELEEQFVRGDGPGGQATNKTSNCVVLKHIPSGIVVKCHQTRSVEQNRKIARKILQEKVDLFYKGEDSDVFKEKKAAEKKKQEKKRRAKENLERKKQFKEMLQLDSK from the exons GTTTCTTTCCAGAGAAACTGTATCTTCATTTCTGTATGAATGTTCCAAGTTTATTGCATTTTACATTCTTACTGAGAGAAGCACGTACAGCATCTTGGAGGCCATGGATTTTGAGGAAGCAGCAGTTTTCCCTGCTCAGAATGCCCTTGTTTCAGGCAGCAGGAAAGAAGAACTCTCTCAATCTCCTTGGACTAACTGAGGCAGAATTAGAAGAACAGTTTGTAAGAGGTGATGGCCCAGGAGGTCAAGCCACTAACAAGACGAGCAACTGTGTTGTCCTGAAGCATATTCCATCTGGGATTGTAGTGAAG TGTCATCAAACAAGATCAGTGGAGCAGAACCGAAAGATAGCCAGAAAAATCCTCCAGGAAAAAGTTGACCTCTTCTACAAAGGTGAAGATAGCgatgtttttaaagagaagaaagcagcagagaagaagaagcaagagaaaaaaagaagagcaaaggaaaacctagagaggaaaaagcagtttaaagAGATGCTACAATTGGATAGCAAATAA